AAAATTTAAACTCAAAAAATAGTCGGATTCTTTTTGTTTTCTCAAATAAAGCTGTAATTTTGCACGCCGTAAACGAGAGACAAACGCCGCTATAGCTCAGTTGGTAGAGCAACGCATTCGTAACGCGTAGGTCGCCAGTTCAAGTCTGGCTAGCGGCTCTCAAATAAAACGCTGATTATTAACTGTTTAATCAGCGTTTCTCTTTTCTGAAAATTCAATTCCGAATAAAAAAAACATAAATCTGCGTATATATTTGCACAAAATTGTATAGTAGAATTGTGTTTTGATTATTCAACTATGGCAACAATCAGATTAACAGTTTTAAGTTCCATTAAGGAACATGATGGCAGGCTCCCTATCTTAGTCTGCATCTCCCAAAAGAAAGAACGTGCCTATATCAAAACAGAGTTTCTGTTAGATGATATTGCAGAATTCGATAACGGTAAAGTCGCTTACCGGAAGGATGCGAACGTCATGAATAAAAGGCTTGAATTTGTGTTTTCACAATACAAAGAGAAATTCGATTCTATTGAATGCATAGACTATTTTTCTGCGATTCAGATAAAACGGATTATAATGTCCAAAGAACGCCCTTCGCACATCTCGTTTTTGGAGTTTTGGAAACAACGCATAAATGAAATTAGGGAAGAGGGTAGGGAAAGCTATGCCAAAATGAATGAAGAGACTGTACGGGTGTTTACTAATGCGGAAGGAGATGTACCTATTCCTGCAATTAATACTTTATTGGTAGAGCATTTTAAAAAGTGGATGATAAAGAAAGGCTATGCTAATGGAAACATCGGATTGAGATTAACCCATCTGAAAGCCCGGATAAACGAGCTGATAAAATCAGGTGTTCTGAAAACGGATGTGCACCCATTTGCGTACACGAAAATACCAACAGCCGAACCTAAGGAATGTGACCTTTTAATAGAAGAATTTCAGAAAATACAAAGGGCGGAAGTCGAAGGGAAAAGATTGAATTTAGGTAGGGATATGTTTTTACTATCTTTCTATTTGTGCGGTATCAACCTGAAAGATTTATTATCTGTTGATTTGTCGGTGGATATACTTTCTTTTGAAAGAATCAAGACTGTTCATGCTAAAACTGGGAAATCAGTCATAACGATACCTATACATAGCGAAGCGAAAGCAATTATCAGTAAGTACATAAATAAAAGAGGATTTTTGGATTTGGGGTATTCTTATACCTATTCAAATTTGCAAAAGTACATCAATCTTTGCATGAGGGAACTAAAGGAGCACTTAGGGATTAAACAGACGTTGTGTTTCTATTCTGCTCGTAAAACCTTTGCGCAATTTGCCTCTGAACTTGGTATTCCTGACGGAGTAATAGATTATTGTCTTGGTCATTCGGACAAGAGTAGGGGAGTTATCCGATATTATACGAAGGTAAAGCAGAAGCAAGCAGAAATAGCCATAAACAGGGTGGTAGACTATACCAACAATCCAGAAAAATATACTGAATATATAGAGATGAGGGCAGATATTATGTTGATGAAAGGATAACCAAACCTTTTTCTTATATTTGCCGGAAAATCATCTATATGACATTTGAAGAAGCTATATCTCTTTTTGAGCGGATAAAAAACCAAGTTGTCGGTGCTCCCGTTAAAGGTAGGCTTATTGAATCTCTATTCATCGGACCTACCAACTGGGATGAAATGCATATCTTTATGAATATCTGCTTGCAGAAAGGAGAAGATGAAGCTATCAGCGAATTTCTTGGGAAAAGTTTCTCTGTATATGGTAAATCTGTCACCTATATTAATCCAGACCTTCCAAAATGGGATGTAACTGTGCTGGACGATTGGGAAAAGACTATTTATAATTAAAAAAAAGTATCTGCAATGAGCAAACCCTGACCTCTTTTGTTTTAATGCAAAGAAGCAGAGTTATGAAAAAGCAAATAGCATTACATAAGATAGATATATCAAGCAGCCTTATGAAGCTGACAAGATGGATGCATATATAATAGAGAGCGACTTTATTAAGAAAGTCCCAACTGATTCAACTATTTTACAGAGAGCATAAAGAGGTAGCTTATTCGGCTACCTCTTTCAATCATAAGTATTTTATCATTTACTGGTAATGATAATAATATTAAGGGGAAATAATTATGAGATAAAAGATATAGGCAATTTGTTGAACTACTTATTACTACAAATTTTTCTATAATTATAAATCTTCTCCGTTTGCACGATTATATTCATTATCGTAGAACATTGTTATATAATATTTTCCATAATAGTCTGATATTATAAACCAAACAGGTTTTTTAGTATATTGTTCTAATACATATTCTGTAGAGAGTTTAACAATATCTTGTTGCAACTCTTCTGTTGGATTTGCTAATTGCTCTTTCGTATATTTAGACAATAGAATTGATTTCATTTTTTCTACAACGGTAACTGTATCTATAGCAGCAGGCTGTTGATAATAAACAGCTTCATAACGCTTTTTATTAACAGTTATTTCATAGGCAATATCTTCTTCTTCAGGTATAGTATAGTCTTGCACTGACACGTACTTTGCATTATTTGCAAATTGCTTACATAGTTTATTAAACCTTATTTGAATGGAACTCTCATTAACACGATTGGCATCAGTTACCATAATACGGCAAACTTTATTGTTATTCGTTACCACCAATACATTAACATTTGCACCATTAAACTCACCAATTAAAGCATCACTTGTCGGGTCACTCCGAAAACCTTTCGCTTTAAGTTTGCTTATCATTTCAGATTTACTCCCATCCACAGGAATACCTAGGAATTTGGTTACATCTTCCTGCGCATACAATGAAAATGAAAATATGAGTAATAATACAGCTAATACATTTTTCATAATTGTTAGATTTTAATTTTTACAAAAATACAAATCAATATCGGATTAGCAAATTGTATGGAGAAAAAAATATAAAGCAAGAATTGAGAGAAAATAAAGTAAAACACCCCGACTTTCCCAAGCCGAGGTATTCCAAAGTTTTTTTATTATGAATCTTAGTGTTATTTTTTAGTAGTTATTTCTTTCGACGGAGTAGCCAGACAATGATGAAAAGCAAAGCAACTATCATCCCTATGGCTATACCACCAATATCTTGTTTAATAGATTGCCACCGGCTTAACTGCTTTTCGACTGGATAAGGAACCTGCACTGAATCAATCTTAATCACTGTATCCGTCCTATTGAGATATTGATACTTGTACAGGTACTTATATCTATACTGGTAAATGGTATCTCCTTTGACAAGTACATAAATGCTATCCTGATTATAGATGCTATCAACCCGGATGCTATCACGTGTCTTATATTCGGTTCTCACAGTCTCTACCGGTACATATTGAGTTCGGCATGAAGCAAACCATATTCCCGACATCAGGAACATGGTTATATAAATCAAGGCTTTCATAGCCCCAGATATTTAACAATACCCTCAATATGAATCCGAGCAATATCCTCTTTGCCCTCCCGAGACAAAAGGTACTCAACATCCTCTTTATTGTCCTGGAAGAAGTTCTCTGTTAACACTGCCGGACAGTTCGTATCCCGACAGATGGCAAGATTCTGTTCCCAGTATTCCCGTCCGGGTGTCTGCTTTCGGACGGGAACCGGAATACATTCTGCTACTTGCCCCAAGCAATCAGCTAACTTTCTGCTGTTACTTGAAGCATTATTCGATACAAATACGCTCCAACCTTTTGCACTCATCCAAAAACTGCCATTGCCGGCAGCATTACAATGAATAGATACAAGGATAGCTTTCTTCCCTGTTTCTTTATAAATAGCATTCGCCCGTCGACATCGCTCGGACAAAGGAACGTCTGTATCTTCTTTCACGATACGTTCTGCATCAATCCCTAACTTGCGCAAACCGGATACTACCATATTAGCAATCTCTCTTGTATAGGACCACTCTCTCAATCTTCCGTCTGGTGAACGTTTACCCGGAGTGTTCTCACCATGACCGTTATCAATTAGTACTTTCATTTTGATTATCTTTTTTAGTTATTACATCTTCCATATCTTCTTTATCAACGCTAAACACCTTCTTAGCAAATACACCAATAGCAGCAGCCAGGTTGAAGTTATATCCTTTCGGCTTCAATATATTACTGATTATAGAACAGCCTTCAATGAAGCAGACAAACAGACAGGCATAAGTATCAATACGTATGGTCATTCCAGAAGCTTTCTGCACCATAACGACCATCACCACGAAAGAGAAATAAGTAACCATCTTTCCCATAGTGGCACGCCATGCCCGGCTAAACCTTACATGTTCGTGCGTTAATAAACTCTTCCTAACTCCTGTTACCAAGTCGCAAATTATCACGCAGAACATTGCTATTAGCCAAGGAATCATCATCTGCAAACTATCTATTACGAAACTTCCGGCTATCGGAGCAAATATGCCGGCTACCGCCTGATGAATTGCTTTTTCTTCCATATACATTCTTCTTTATTCAGCCGATAAAGCCTCATTAACCGCAATCTGCACAACTGCGACAAAGTTTGTTTTTACGTATTCTTTGATGCGTTCTACCTGTTCCGGCGATAATTCTACTTCACCATTCTTGTAGATGTCTTGAGCTAGTTCTAACTCGCCCAAATCGGCAGTTTTTTGATAGATAGTATTACCTAACATTTTTGCAATATCGACGGTACTGTTATTTCCTTCGATGTCTTTTACTTGAATTTTTCTAAAGTCTATTTTCATGAATAATTGTATTTTTTGTTAAATAGATACAGGAAGTAAATCTACGGTATAAGCATAAACCGCTGAATTGTATCTAGTTTCAGATGTAATAAATAGCTGACACCTCCAAGGCTTAACAGTCACCAAGAATGTGTTATCAACATTGCATACTACTCTTTTATCGACCTCTGATGAATTTACAATAACAATCATCTTGTATTTGACCGAATCGCAAACCCTAACATAATAGTTTCCATCGCCCTTGCAGACAATGCAATCTATCGGTTTACCGGGTTCTGAATATTTATGAAAATTAGTATCTGTCCCAGAACCATAAAGGTGAAAATAGACATTACTCGTATAACTCAATGAGAGTTCAAGAGTCGTTAGTTGCCAATGTCCGAATTGTCCTCTACACCACAAATCGGAAGTGTAAAATCTATAACTTCTTTCTGTTCCGTTTGGATTTTTGTAAACACCTTGATGCTGCATGTCACCTTCGAAATACATCTTTCCATCACTAGGGCTAAACCCAATTGCGCATTTAACAATATTATTGCCATCTATTCCCTGTAGTTTTTTAAATGTTCCCGTCGCACCATCTAACTTCTTAACCTTCAAATTTTCAACGTCAATAAAATCCGTTACAATTTTTCCGCTGCTGATAAACGTCTTATTTCCAACCAGCATCGCGCCCGTTGAAGGGAGTGATAATTTCCCGTCTGCCGTCAATTCTACCCCCGTAACATTGTGTTTTATCGAACCGCCTGTCATTAACCAACCTTGCGTTTTTGCTTGATTACCGATAAACAGACCAGACGTACCGAGTATGTCGATCGTTGCATTTTGAGCTACTAACAACTGCGTAGCGACATTTACAAAGTCGTTAAACAAAGTCCATTTCGTTGCATCGAAAGAAGAGCCAGAAGTATGATTCGTCCGGCATGAATAAGTATTTCCGTTATAGATAACAGTATCCCGATACTGCGTATTATTGACGTAGTTAGTATTTGCTTTCCACTCGCCGCGCGGGCGGATTAGAGCGCCAGGGAGTCCGGTTTCGCCTTTGTCCCCAGTTTCCCCCTTATCGCCTTGTTCGCCCTTATCTCCCTGCTCGCCTTTATCGCCTTTTACTTTCGTCCAAATATACTTAGAGAAAGTAGTACTGTCTGCCGCGACAAAATCAACATATTGCCCTATCCAAGCGCCGGGAGTCTCGCCGTTGTTAGCGGTGAAGCTAGTACCATTATCCGAATACTTGATGTGCAAATAAGAAGTTCGCCCATCCGCTCCGGCGGCTCCGGGGATTCCTTGACTTCCCTTTTCTCCTTGTGAGCCTTTTAACTGTACCCACTTATACGAGGTATAAGAAGTTGGAGCGATCGAGCTTGTCGTTACTGCCGTACCGATGTAAGTATTAGGAGTATCTGACATCGGATTTCCGTTTGAGTTAGCGGAGTACTTCACGTGAAAATACTGTGAAGTACCCGGAATACCTTGAGAGCCAGTCGGTCCCACATCTCCTTTCTCGCCTTTTGCCCCTGTTGCACCATTTATCGCACCGATACGAACGCTCGTCCACGATGTGGGAGACGTAGCCGGGGGAATAACTACGCCCGTGCGCATCCATAGGTATTCATTTGTGCCGCAAGAAGGCGGAGTTTTACCCCACCCACTTACAGGCGCAACGGTGCCGGATGTGGATTTTGCGTATTCTTGTACGGAATATTGCCCGTCTTTCGTTACGCTAATCGTTATTTGCCCTCTTGCTACTATCATGCCGTTATTTTAATGAAAGTTCAACTACAAAGGTTGCCTTTACATCTACCTCGGACGCTGTAACGGTGATAGATTTCCCCGTTTTTACTCCACTTGTTCCCCAAGCGGTATCCTGTGTTCCGTCCTTCTTGTACTTCTTCCAGTCGAAAGTAAATTTCGTATCGGCTGCACTATCCGCAAAGGCTTCTCCATTCTGCCAAACCGTTGCTTTAATGGTAGTGCTTCCCTGACCGTTGACGAGCTTGTCGCCAGTAGTAGAAGACACCTCGATTACATACGGGTCGGAAAGGTCAGAGAACGAAATAATATCACTTACTGACGTGTTATACGTGCCGCTCGCTGTATCCGTGTCTTTAATCACACACTTGAACGATTCGAAGTTGAGCACTGCACTAGCAGGAATAGAAATTTCATTCGTCGTGGTTCCGGTTATACCGTAAGCATTAGAAGCTGCTAATGATTCCCATGTACCGTCAGATTTCAATTTGTGCCACTGGTATGAGACTTTGTCAGCGTCAATACTACTACCGCGCCACATGTCGCAATGAGCGGTTAATGTTGAAGATTGGTCGTTCTTGAAAACATTCCCCTTTGGTGCGTAAGCGATAGCACAAATAAGCTGCCCGGCGTTCTCCGTTTTGGTGTAGTTGATAACTGCCTTAACCGGAGTTTCCAACTTCGTATCAGGGTCAACATAGATACCGGAACATTCTATCTTCAACTGTGACGCCGAAGTCATGTTGTTTTTGATAGTAAGAGCATAAGGAGATGCAGCTGCAACCGTACCCCCAAATGCACTAATAGCCCCACCATTAATCGTATAGGTCGGTACGGCTTTCAAGCGGCTGATAACGTTTGTAGTCGTGCCGGAAACATACAATTCAGGAGTAACGACCAAGAACGGTGAAGCCGTCCAATTCGGTACATATGAACTGTTTTCTTTGTTAAAGATTTGGGTTAAAGGCTGATTAGAGCCTAGATACATACTCATTGATTTCGCGTCATTTAAATCGACGATGGTAATTTGTCCTCTTGCGATTGGCATAATAATTTATTTTTAAAGTGAAACAATTTTATTTCTTCTCATTTCTAATAAAGGGCGCATCCGAATAAAAATAAAGTGTCGAATTTTAAAATTATTACGTAAATGAATGCGCCCTTATCTTTTTATTACTACTTTTGTTTATGTCGAATTTTAAAATTTTATAGTTATGAAAACAGAAAGAGAACTTTCAGCTAATTTTCTTCAAAAATTTAATCAAACCATTAACTACAAATGTCCTATTTGTGGGAATAAACAATTAGGCATTACAACCGAATGCGTGGATGAAATTGAGAATGTGTTTCGCAATAATCCAGACATTGCATTGAATGATTTACAGAAACTAGCTCCTGTTATCACAGTAAATTGTATTACGTGTGGTCACATTGATCAGTTTTCTTCAATGTGGGTTCAAACAGCCATACGCCAGTCGGAACAAGGATAGCTCCATATCTATTACTATCCAATATTTCTATACTTCCACGAGAAATACGGTTACTTGCCGATAAATCACCTCTGCTGCCAGATAATTGACTCTCTACAAGTCGGCACTGGCAGATTGCTTCTTTAACATCTTCGGCATTCTTGATATTTGAAAAATTAAGTTCAAATACTCCATTTTCTTTTTTTACTTCTGTTTTCATTATTCTTATTTTTTAAAGTGAAACAATACAATTAAATGTGGCACGCCCCCAAACATCATCCGGGGTAAGTATAAGCACATGCCCGTGCCCGACATGCGTCTCGTTAAAGATTTGATCTGTGTCTTTATTATTGCTTTCCTTCTCCCAAGAAAAACGGGAAGCCGGAACGCTATCTGTTATATCCGTATCTCCTTTTATCACGTAAGCGGTTAAAGTGGTAGCTACAGAACCGTTTTGAAAGATGTTCCCGTTACTGCTCATTATATTAACTATAACAGCATCCTTTCCCGCTGCTGACTTCTCCAACCAATCCACAACGCCTTCGCCCGGTTCCTGCGTTGTCGGTTTCTCGGAGATACAGAGCCATGATGCACCGTTATGAGTTACTTCGTCATAGTAGTAATAAGTCCCGGCTTTCCATTCACCCTTGAAACAGGGAACACGGCTTTCTGTTATTCCGTCACCGGATATCTGCTTGATTACTCCGGTCATGTAGACATTACGGAGATACGCGCTGTGTCCGGTCATGTCGATGCCAAACAGTTTCAAGTTTGACAGGTCACCAAGTTGCATCGCTATCATATGCGATTCTATTTCCCAACCGTTTACACCTGTAAGATAACGGATGTAACTTTGCGTTGAATAGCTCGATTTTTGCCGTTCTTCATTCGTGAAGTTACCGTACGCGACGAAGTGCATAGCCTTGCAAGGATGTGCAGACGTGCCGGAACGGAGTGCGTATTTGAAAGTGGAATCGCCTAGCTTCTCCGTTATGCGAAAATATGTAGTTTGAAATCCGGTTAGGTTGTTGAATATACCTTTGCAAATATCGTCAATCTCGATTTGAGCGGATTCGCCCGGTTCTAGCTTTAAATAAAGAATCTGATTATCCAAATCGACTGATTCAATAATTCCACCGCCCGGAGCGTTCCACTCTTCGCCCGAAATGATTGATACGCGATTGTATCGTAGTTCGGGAACTTCGAGGAAATCACGTAGGCGAAGAGATTTAGCGTCTACATGACCGTCTTCACCGATTAACCAACCGATTAAGCCCTCGGCATAATCATTCGAAGATATATCACCGGAAAAGGTAGCTGATTTCGCTACTAACTTATCAAATACCTCTAGGATATTGGTAGTTAATTCTGTTGCGATAATATCATCTGTTACAATACCATTTGTGACGTTAATTCCATTCAGGAATGTAATCAGCCCTTCTGCTGTATCATCTTTAGTCTTACTGATAGCATATGCTATTATTTCCTGAAGTACTCTCTTTGCTGAAAAAACATTCTTATCAGAAGGAAGCGTTTTGTCATTCACTCCGATAACATACACGCTCGTTCCGCCACCACCAACCACGGAACCGGAGTAAGTTTGTCCCTTGTAGGTAAGAGAATCAATCTTGCTTTCTATCTCACCGATACGCGAATATGCGGCTGTTTCACCGATTGTATAAATTGGATGGTCGTAAGGAATATCAAGCGGCCATTCAAAACCAATTATGCGGGATTGCCGTCCTTCGGGGAAAAACGCTTTATTAATCAGGTTTACTTTAGCCCCAACCTCGTATGTCCGGATATTACCGTTATTGTAGATGAAATCAGCATCCATCTCGCAATCATAGGTGGACGGGTCTATCATGGACTTCTTTACATAATCTTTTGCCTTTTTCAGAAGTGCTTGCTCTGAATTCGGTAACATTTGTTCGGAAATGAATGCCGTATCAAAGCCGTAAAGGACATATGTATCTGCGGGAACATCTTTACTTTCTTCCTTGTGGGCGGCTTGTGGGAATAGCGTATCATCTGGGAGATAGCGGCCATAGTCTTCATTGCGAACAATTTCAACGGTTGTGCCAGTGCTGTCACTCTCTTTTACATCGAGAGCAAAGTCTAGTCCAGCTAGCTTACCTGTCTGAAAAATCAAACGAAGTTCATCTATTACGAAATCTTTCTTATTAAAGTTCTTTAGACCGGTATCCTTGAAAGTGTATATAGGATACTTGTTTCCGGTTGGCTTCTTTGTTTCTTCATCTATTTCTTCCTTTTCCTCATGGCTGATACTGTATATAGAGCCGATATACTTGGGGTATTCATCCTCAAATGTAACAATCTCTTCAATAGCTTCTTCTTCCGGCATTTCCACGTTGTCGGGATTGTCGTAGCGTTCATCTCCGATGTCGATTCTTTCCCCTGTAGGGCTGTATCTGTAAGCATCCACATAGGGAATACCTTCCGGGAGCATAAGGCGTTTCTGAACAACACCGTTCAAGGTGAGTTCTTTATCGTCCTTACTGAAATAGTTATCGGGTACTTTGCCTTTGATAATGTTGCCAATCGTATATCTGTCACCCATGGAAGCTGTTATACCTTCGGGTAGCCGGATAACATTTGAATTGTCTCCTGTGAGTAAATCTGG
The DNA window shown above is from Bacteroides faecium and carries:
- a CDS encoding tyrosine-type recombinase/integrase, translating into MATIRLTVLSSIKEHDGRLPILVCISQKKERAYIKTEFLLDDIAEFDNGKVAYRKDANVMNKRLEFVFSQYKEKFDSIECIDYFSAIQIKRIIMSKERPSHISFLEFWKQRINEIREEGRESYAKMNEETVRVFTNAEGDVPIPAINTLLVEHFKKWMIKKGYANGNIGLRLTHLKARINELIKSGVLKTDVHPFAYTKIPTAEPKECDLLIEEFQKIQRAEVEGKRLNLGRDMFLLSFYLCGINLKDLLSVDLSVDILSFERIKTVHAKTGKSVITIPIHSEAKAIISKYINKRGFLDLGYSYTYSNLQKYINLCMRELKEHLGIKQTLCFYSARKTFAQFASELGIPDGVIDYCLGHSDKSRGVIRYYTKVKQKQAEIAINRVVDYTNNPEKYTEYIEMRADIMLMKG
- a CDS encoding N-acetylmuramoyl-L-alanine amidase, which gives rise to MKVLIDNGHGENTPGKRSPDGRLREWSYTREIANMVVSGLRKLGIDAERIVKEDTDVPLSERCRRANAIYKETGKKAILVSIHCNAAGNGSFWMSAKGWSVFVSNNASSNSRKLADCLGQVAECIPVPVRKQTPGREYWEQNLAICRDTNCPAVLTENFFQDNKEDVEYLLSREGKEDIARIHIEGIVKYLGL
- a CDS encoding collagen-like protein; this encodes MIVARGQITISVTKDGQYSVQEYAKSTSGTVAPVSGWGKTPPSCGTNEYLWMRTGVVIPPATSPTSWTSVRIGAINGATGAKGEKGDVGPTGSQGIPGTSQYFHVKYSANSNGNPMSDTPNTYIGTAVTTSSIAPTSYTSYKWVQLKGSQGEKGSQGIPGAAGADGRTSYLHIKYSDNGTSFTANNGETPGAWIGQYVDFVAADSTTFSKYIWTKVKGDKGEQGDKGEQGDKGETGDKGETGLPGALIRPRGEWKANTNYVNNTQYRDTVIYNGNTYSCRTNHTSGSSFDATKWTLFNDFVNVATQLLVAQNATIDILGTSGLFIGNQAKTQGWLMTGGSIKHNVTGVELTADGKLSLPSTGAMLVGNKTFISSGKIVTDFIDVENLKVKKLDGATGTFKKLQGIDGNNIVKCAIGFSPSDGKMYFEGDMQHQGVYKNPNGTERSYRFYTSDLWCRGQFGHWQLTTLELSLSYTSNVYFHLYGSGTDTNFHKYSEPGKPIDCIVCKGDGNYYVRVCDSVKYKMIVIVNSSEVDKRVVCNVDNTFLVTVKPWRCQLFITSETRYNSAVYAYTVDLLPVSI
- a CDS encoding phage holin family protein — encoded protein: MEEKAIHQAVAGIFAPIAGSFVIDSLQMMIPWLIAMFCVIICDLVTGVRKSLLTHEHVRFSRAWRATMGKMVTYFSFVVMVVMVQKASGMTIRIDTYACLFVCFIEGCSIISNILKPKGYNFNLAAAIGVFAKKVFSVDKEDMEDVITKKDNQNESTN